CTGACAATGCTGAGAATGTTAATGtggcgctctctctctcgctctctctcacagacacacacacacacacacacgcgcacgcatgCTTCTTCCTTCGCTCtcacacagagacagatattCATTTGTACGTCTATATAGAGCACTTGCTTTCACACTAGCAGCCGACGTTAACATTTTTCCGTGCATGCATACgcgacaggccacgcccacacgTAACAGCAGCACCGGTCACTACACGCCCACGAGAGACGAACTCCCTCGGCCATGAGCACCTTCAAGTGTGAACGCAGGGCCGCCCGATGAAAGGTGGGGGATTTCCGGTGACACGGAGAGGGCGGGGCGAGCGACACCACACAGCTGAGCccagtttaactttatgcaaatgagatgtGAAGTGGTTTGGCGAGAGCCAATAGGAGTGAGGAACAATGGTGTGTGGCACCAAACTGTAGGATGTCTAGCGATTTCATGCACAGCGTTAAACACACCAGTGAGTTCTGTGTCTTACTTCCTGCAGTCGTCGTGACCGTCGTCATGATCCGCTAATAAACACACCGGTGAGCTCCGTGTCACTTCCTGCAGTCGTCGTGACTGTCGTCATGATCCGCTCTGACGTCGCGTTTAACCgtatttactaatctagaaaatccagaacACCGGAACGCAAGACAGACCTTTCGATAggttggtttttaaaaatgtaaacactagCTGTAACAGGAAAAGCAGTTAGCGTTAGCACTTAGTAGCGCCTCTTGGTATTGCGCCACATAGAAACGTCGCATTGATATCTGAGAATTCGCACAGCCATCTTTAACTACGTACGCAGAATTAAAAACGAGTAGAACAGAGCTTTTAGAGCCCAAATGTGTGAAAACAGATGCGCGGTCAGATTAGCCTGGGTTTTCCAAATCACACGCCGTTCACTAGTCGTCGTTTCGAGACGTCTTTAAACAACACCTCTCTAGGAAAAggagttattttatttaatgctaatttatttaaaacgAAGAATATCCCTGCAATTCTTCATAACGAAACAGCTGTagaatatatatttcatatcgTTATACAGCGGAGAGCACGGAGCTAGTCGTTAAGCGTGAAAACGTAGGTCACCGTTGTAGCTATTCCGTCATCTTAGAACAAACTTCTTGAGCAAACGACTCCAAAAGGACATTATGGATGCACTGCGACACCGAGGCTCGAGCTCCGTCCTTTTCGGTCATATACGTGTCTGACGTAAGTGACTGAAACCGTGAAACACCCTGACGAGCTCCGCGTCTCTTAAAACCCCCCGCCGTCGGCGTGACCGTCGCCATGGACCGCGTCTCGACTCCATGACGGTCTAGAACAGTACACACAGTCCGTCTGCGACAGGAGATCTTCGTGGTACGGCGAAGCGACCCTGCACGGGGTCACGACCTCTAGTTCGGAAATCTCGTTCTTAGTTCCTCGTCCAGACCTTTATAAGGGCGGAGACCTTCACAGAATTGTAACGTGgggttaaaatgaaataaaataaactccgGATGAACCGTTTTCAGACAAATGCACCcgcagcttttattttttaataaataaaactgtaaataatgtgccattttaacacatttaagaTAAACTAAAcaggtcgtgtgtgtgtgtgtgtgtgtgtgtgtgtgtgtgtgtgtgtgtgtgtgtgtccactcaCCCACACAGGCGTTGAGAAACATCCAGTTGCTCTTCCTCATTCGGTTCTTGATCTGTTTGAGCTTTTTAAAGTCCTCGTCGCAGCCGTGAGCGCCCACCTCGAGGTCCTGAATGTGGACGGGCGCGTCCCGGTCGGAGGAGACGGGCGGGGACGTCCTCGTCCTCAGCGTCCTCCATCCTGCCTGCTCCTGCTCGTTAGTGATGACGGGCGACGCGTCGTTAGGCGGCGGGTGCTCGCACACGGCGCAGCTCCGCGTCTCCGCCCAGTTCTCGTAGGTGCACATGGTGCAGCTCCATCTCGGCGCGTGCAGGCGGTTTTTATCGTTATATTCCTCGTTAGGGCGCGACACGGACGCGTGGCTGCCGGGCTCGGAGGGACGGAGCGGGCGCACCCGGGGCCTGGCGCTGGAGTCGGGGCAGATGATCAGGCTGCTGGTTCCCGAGTCGTCGCCGTGCACGGAGTTCCTCTTGAACTCGTTCAGGTCCTCGCCGATGATGGCGGCGCTGGGACGCTGAGCTCGGCACATCGTGCACTTTATAGCCGAGGGCCAGTTCTCGTACGTGCAGTACTCGCACGCCCATTTCGAATGAGGATCCGTCATGGTTGTtcagtttttctctctctctctcacacacacacacacacacacacacacacacacacactttcacaccacTGCTGGTGTCAATTCAAGCATGCACcaagctgaaagaaaaaaaaaacaacacacacgtgAGCTTTTCACAGTGAATATTTCACAATGTGTTTAATTACCGTTCTTTAACGCGATCTATTTAAAGAATAAAGCGGAGTGTTGTAGTAAAATAACGGGTGGGGGCGGGTTTGACGGTGGGATGGGTCGGGGGCGGGTTTGACAGTGGGATGGGTCGGGTGGGGGGCGGGTTTGACAGTGGGATGGGTGGGGGGCGGGTTTGACGGTGGGATGGGTCGGGTGGGGGGCGGGTTTGACAGTGGGATGGGTCGGGTGGGGGGCGGGTTTGACAGTGGGATGGGTCGGGTGGGGGCGGGTTTGACGGTGGGATGGGTCGGGTGGGGGGCGGGTTTGACGGTGGGATGGGTCGGGTGGGGGGCGGGTTTGACGGTGGGATGGGTCGGGTGGGGGGCGGGTTTGACGGTGGGATGGGTCGGGTGGGGGGCGGGTTTGACGGTGGGATGGGTCGGGGGCGGGTTTGACAGTGGGATGGGTCGGGTGGGGGGCGGGTTTGACAGTGGGATGGGTCGGGTGGGGGGCGGGTTTGACGGTGGGATTCGTCAGGTGGGGGGCGGGTTTGACAACCCAAaccgttttattcctctttcaaTTTCTCaaccattacatttttttttatttattaaagaacggcacacactttttatccgtttgtgGTTACGTCGGTGAAATgaaagttacttcctgttctcacttacgttatagcactTACAAACGCGCGTTTCCTCAACagcctctctctcgctcttttttcttctctcgcgctctctctctttctctctcgctctaattctctctctctctctctctttccaattccctttctctctctcgatcttgcactctcactctctttctctccctcgctctggagactccttccatgaatgttaaatgaACGTATCCTTACCGGACACTCGACCACGCAAACGACTACTAAACTGTGTCTCGCCTCAGACCTCCCGAGGCAGTCGTTCGAGCGGTTGATACGCTCCTCAGCCTCCGTTTTCAAGCCCTATTCAGTCGGGATTAGTTTCCCGAGCCGATACGCGTTTACGCCGTTACGTATGATCCGAGAATCTCCGGGATTTTAGTCCAGACGTTTCATGTTAGTAATTGCTGTACAGAACGTGTCTGGAAAGATCACTCGTGTACTTTCCTTTCTATACAACGAGCAGCCGGAAACACGTTAACACGGTCACGTGCCCTGCTAACCATCCGGTTCCAGCGAGACGAGCGTCAATACACGCCGAACACGTTCCCGCCTCCCACCGATCACGTGCGAGTCGAACAGAACAACTAAACATCACTCGACACGTCCGGAAAACTAATCCCGTCCGAACAGTACTTattcacatttctttttttctttatttacattttttttaatagcaaaCAGGGCGGGGCGAGAGGACAaaaattgtggaattaattattattcgtTTAAAagaagaaggtataaaaggcagaactgtcgttatcggtatcggccgatatcgctctgaataatcgccTATCGTATCGACCGAGGGATTTAGTATCAGTGCGTGTCTAGTTATAAACGCTTTACAGTTACCGCTCTCATGCAAACACTTTACTTTACTTCCTAAATATCGCTAAACATAGCATCAAACTACAAAATTGATCAGAATGAATATTTCAGTTGgagttattgcgcttcctttctatcGAGCAGGCGTGGACTCGCGCTCGTCCGGTGAGGTGTAACggagactcgctcgctgtcaggacgagaCTTTTCCGTGGAATGGAAACACCGCTGTGaagaatttctaacatttacagataaagatttaaacacaaaaaaaatgtcatttccgCGCTGAAGAAAACACGTCCGGAGCACGTTAAACAGCGCACGCGGCGGTCGCGGCGTGCGACACGACGAGCCACGCTGACACGCTGACGAGTTCGTTTcaagcgcttaatataaaacgtTCTCACGTTTCGGATGACACGGATCGTTAcgctcccccctcccccccagcGCCGTTTTCCAGACGCGTTTCGTTGGCAGATAACGCGTTTCGCTGGGGATATCCACAGTGATGCCACGCGCCCGAATGATCCACAATGACATCCCCTGCCCCTTATTTTAATCAATCGGGTCGTCGTTGCAGCCGTAATCACGACACTTGAGGGCATTTCGACGATACGTCAAACGgtagtaaaacaaacaaacaaacaaacaaacaaacaaacaaacaaacaaacaaacaaacaagaacactCGCCCgagtttgacgatacttttcCTTAATGCCTACAAAGCAGCAAAGATTacgatatttattaaaaatcttAAACGCTTTGAATCGACGCCATCCATCCGGATTACTCGTTTAATTTGTTACTATTAAAAATGTcttgtttatttgaaaaaaaaacaaaaaaacaacaacaaaaaaaaacacacacacacacacatcgacaatatctcagaaaagtgtatcgcatAGGCCTCATCGGATCACGGTACTGATATCACATCGATCACATCGCCTAGCCCTAACACAACACCATCCACACTTCTGAATCCtcagagaaaagaagaagaagaagaaaaacctgATTCAACAGGCTACAattattatagagttataaaaTAAACTGATTACAGAACCAGGCCTATAGTTCAACCCAAAGCTGTCAATCAAAAATCAAGCAGAATAACGAGTTGTGTAGGTGAGTAAACAAACTCCAGCAACAAACAAACTGGGATACACAAGCTCGCGAGCTCAGACAGGACGGGTATTATTACACGGGTTATGACTCGGAAGTGTATTCTCCTGAGGGATTAAGAAGTAACTAATATTTATTAGATACATAACTAACAGTGTATCCGTTTCCATGATCCACATGAAAGCGACCGAGGCTGCGGCACTGCTTACACAACATCTAAACCtcacagttcacacacacacacacacacacacacacacacacacacacacacacaccgctacACAAGTCTGGACTTAGTGCAGATGATTAAATACAGGGTTTAAAAAGCAGAGAAGTACCATGAATCCCCCTCACCTTTCCCCTGCtgttcctcttctcttctcttctcttctctccggGACACTGagaaccaaaacaaacccaGCCGCTTTAATCCACTTTACATCTTCTCTGTTCTCTCAGAAACACTCCtccacacagaaacacacaggcCCCGTGCCGGGTGAGGCTTAAACGCGTCTCAGACCGCCGGGGTTCATGTCGAAACGGAGatatttgtgtaaatgtgttttaatggCGGCGAcgtgtggagagagagatagaggaagCCCAAATAAAccctcagcagcagcaggaggaggaggaggaggagggggaggagtgGGGGGCGGGGCTCTGTTAGTCACCTGACCAAACACAAGGAGTGCGCACTCCATAGGGGCACTACATAGAGAAGGGTTTGAATGTGTATAAAATAAGGATCTAGAAAATACAATGCGactataaatattacaaaatgaaaaagaaactaaaaagcagtagaagcagagagagagagagagagagagagagagagagagacacagagagagagacatacagagagagagagagagagagagagagagacacagagagagagagagacagagagagagagagagagacacagagagagagagagagagagagacacagagagagagagagagagagagagacagagagagagacatacagagagagagagagagagagagagagagacagagagagagagacacagagagagagagagacagagagagagagagagagagagagagacacagagagagagagagacacagagagagagagagacagagagagagagagagagagacacagagagagagagagagagagagagagacacagagagagagagagagagagagagagacagagagagagacagagagagagacatacagagagagagagagagagagagagagacacagagagagagagagacacagagagagagagagagagacacagagagagagagagagagacacagagagagagagagacacagagagagagagagacagagagagagagagagagagacacagagagagagagagagagagagagagagagagacagagagagagacatacagagagagagagagagagagagagagacacagagagagagagagacacagagagagagagagagagacacagagagagagagagagagacacagagagagagagagacacagagagagagagagacagagagagagagagagagagagagagagagagagagagagagagacacagagagagagagagagagagagagacagagagagagacatacagagagagagagagagagagagagagagacagagagagagagacacagagagagagagagacagagagagagagagagagagagagagagagacacagagagagagagagacacagagagagagagagacagagagagagagagagagagagacacagagagagagagagagagagagagagacacagagagagagagagagagagagacagagagagacatacagagagagagagagagagagagagagagagagacagagagagagagagagacacagagagagagagagagagagagagagagagacacagagagagagagagagacacacagagagagagagagacacagagagagagagagagacagagagagagagagagagacacagagagagagagagagagacacagagagagagagagagagagagagagacacagagagagagagagagagagacacagagagagagagacacagagagagagagagagagagagagacacacacacagagagagagagagagagagagagagagagagagagagagagagagacacagagagagagagagagagagagagagagagagagagagagatttattcatttattatgtattcatttgtattatttatttatttttatttttttaccaaagGAACGAAATACAGAAAGAGcatatgaaagaaagaaagaaagaaagaaagaaacagaaagaaggcaagaaagagagatggatgagAAGGAAGGGTGGAAGGAAGGCAGAAAGAATTGAATGAataagagaagaaagaaagacagaccggagggaaggaaggagggagcgaaagaaagaaaaacgggaaggaaggaagacaggaaagaaagagacagaaagaagggaagaaagaaagacagaacagaaggaaggaaggaagacaggaaagaagggaagaaagaaagtgagaaagaaagaaagaactgaaTGAATAAGAGGATAAAGGAAAGACAGAactgaaggaaggaaagaataagggtagaaagaacaaaaagaaaaattgaaAAGAAAGATTGAAAGAAAGATGTGAGAATAGAAAATAAGAAAGaattgacaaataaataaataaatgcataaataaataaatatgtacttgttttattatttatataatatgccgatagatagatagatagatagatagatagatatttttatCTCTGAACGCTTCCGTGTTTATTTTTGCGACTGTGATGACAGTTGAAGACACGCCCACTCTGTTTGACGTCATCCAACATGGCGACCTACTTGAGTCGGCTGCACCACATCTCCCTGCACGTTTCTAACGTGGATAAACTCGCTCTGGACCTGGTGTCGAAGTTCCAGTTCCGCGTGTTCGCCGCCAGACTGACGGCCGGAGCCCGGCAGCTCGCCTTCCGGAAAGGAGCCGCGGTGTTCGTGGTCAATGAGAGACCGAGCTGCGGCGGAGAGGCGCTGCTCCCGGGGCACCGGAACCGGCGGGTCGCTCGTTCACACGGGGACGATGTGGGTCCGGGATGCGTCGGTGGCATCCTGTACGACGTGCGGCCGCATTACTCTGTGGACAGCGCGTGCAACGTGTGCTTCGAGGTCGAGGACGTTGAGAGGTCGTCGGAGTCGCTGCGCGCGCGTGGCTGCGACCTGCTCGTGCCGCCGACGCGCGTCCGTGACGACTGCGGCCTCGTGACTTACTCGGTCGTGAAATCCGTCGTGGGCAATGTCTGCCATACGCTCGTAGACACGAGTCGGTACCGAGGACCCTTTCTGCCCGGATTTTGTGATGTCGGGACCGGAGCGGAGGAGGACCCGCGCTGTCCCGTGACGCATTTTGATCACGTCACGTACGCGTGCCCGAGACGCAGCACGGCCGAGGTGATGCGCTGGTACGAGAGGAACTTCGGGTTCCAGAGGTTTTTCATCTgcaggtgagacacacacacagagagagagagagagagagagagagatgcaataTGGGTGCAAAAGTCCCACATGGCTCCCTACATAGGGTTCCCGCATAGGGTTCCCGCATAGGGTTCCTACATGGGGATCCTTCATAGGGTTCCCGCATATTGTTCCTACATGGGGATCCTTCATAGGGTTCCCACATAGGGTTCCTATATGGGGATCCTTCATAGGGTTCCCACATAGAGTTCCTTCTTGTTATATCATTAATGTAATCCCTATCCTCTATACGAACACTACATAACGTTTTAGAGGAAAAAAGAACCCCTAGTCAAATCTAGAACTCTTCATGGCTCTTCGTTCAGTGTAGAACCTTATAATACACTGTTTCCACGCTACAgagggttctatgtagaacctctTTAGGACACTAACACCGCTTTTCTATCAAAAGAACCTCCCAAGAACCCTTTTTTCTTTATGTGAGTGTAGTATGTTTCTGGGAGGAAAGCAGAGAACCCGGTTGAAACCCAAACAGACaggaacctgagctcaggatcaaacccaggacTGTCGTGTTGCACGACCCAAACAACATACAGTCCCTTTACAGTGCTTGGAGTACCCTACAGTACCGTTTCCCTAATATAGACatggttccaagtagaacccctttAGGAATCGAACACACCTTTAGTACCAAAAGTAAcccttttttccctttctttctttgtaagAGTGTAGAGCATGCATCCTAATCTCCCATCCGCACCCTGTCCCTATACACCCCGATACTAcatagtgtactgtatacagtaatgCTTTCTATACTCTAGATTTCCAACAGGGGGCGCTTTGAGATTACTCTTTCCATTTAGGGGACTGTTTTAATTGCTCTGTTTGCGTTTCCGAGCAGAAACGAGGACGTAGATGAAGGCTACATGTTGGATCGGGACGGAATCGGTCTGCGTCTGACCGCCATGGAGTACTGGAAATGCAGCGAGACGGGAATCGAGCTCCCATTTAAAGACGGAAAGGATCCAGACTGCAAGTTCGTCATTGCCGAATCTCTGCCTGAGCAGGGTACGACATCAGGGTTTATCAGAACTGATCATgtgacctgtttttttttttttttaattattattattattattattattattctccacACCTGCATGGAATAACTTCAtcgttattttatttgtgttttgtatttgtgtttgtgtgagccAGGCAGGAATCAGGTGGACACGTTTCTGGAGCAGCACAGAGGTCCGGGAATCCAGCACATCGGCCTGTTCACGCAGGACATCCTGTCCACGGCGGACGCCATGGCCAACGCCGGTGTTCagttcttctctcctcctgcaGCCTACTACACCGAGGTTCTCCTAGAACTCCAGTTCATCAAGTCCACTATGCAGTTAACGtgacctgcaaagacactgctGCATCTAATACACCATGGTTTTGTCTCCATCAGGTGGGAAGGCAGCAGGAGATCGAGGAGGCGGGGCTTGATCCGAACGCGCTGATGCAGCACGGCATCCTGTTAGACACAGACCTGCGGGTGAACGGCGAGGATCCGACCTCATGCAGTAAGAGGTATGGACAGCGGCACGTCTCACCTGGCGTGTTATACTCCTATATactaatatgtatatgtattcacaatgatatatatatctatatatatatatattcacagtAAAACCAGGTGTTAAAATGTGCGCGGTGCTGTAGTTCCCCCACGGAGCACAGGACCCAAACacgagggtgccaatactttcatcCTTGTGAATAGAAAGACATTTGGGATTTGTTTTTACTAGAATaacgttttaaaaaataagtaaagtTGAGCTAAATAGTAACAAGAAGACATTACAgtgagtaaaaataaattttaaaagtGATCTTTATTACAACTTTGCCTAATATGCCCAATAAACTTCTCCATAACGTATTCATAATTCCATGAAACCTTTTTCCTCTCTTAGAAATCGGAGACTTTCCTAAGTCTTTATACGTGAAAGCTTGTCTTATTTTTAAACTCTTCTCACTGCTTCCCCTGCATCGATGAGAGGGCTGTATGTAAACGATACGCATTTGGAGCTCCCCGATTGGCCGGATACGAGTATGGTGAGGTGGGCGGGGCCTCGTTTTCTTGATTTCGCTTTGTTATTTAATCCAGAATGAATTGCCCAACAGGTACCTGCTGCAGGTGTTCACCAAGCCCATCTTCTCCGAGGACACGTTCTTCCTGGAGCTGATCGAGCGCCGTGGAGCCACCGGGTTCGGAGAGGGGAACAtccgagctttatggagatccGTACAGTCTTACATGGAGAAGGACAGTCAGGAGCACTCGAATATTAAAAGCAAGCAGACAGGACAGCACTGACGTCTGACCCAGTGAACACACCATCAGATTAATtaaatatgttaatttatgcggAATTTACGCACTCTGTATTTAACACTCCTGTAAATATGAGCCGTGTGGTTTTGTTTAAAACGCTTTGTTTTTGTAAGACTAATGTATGTTTCATTTTTTAGAAGTAAAAGTGAAAAGCTGCCCCGAGGATAACGGACGATTACTGAACTCCTGTAGGGGGGAAGAACAATGGGTCTACGTGTTATCACTGTATATGATCTAATCGATAAAATCAGTGTACGAAAGATTGCGTAAACCTTCTTGTACcgcagcgctgctgaattctggatcctgattggtcagaaggtgtagattagttttctataacagcgttATAGTTTTTATAGTTACAGCTCATTCACATGGGGGAcgttctatatatatatatatatatatatatatatatatatatatatatatatatatatatatatatacacacacacacacacacacacacacacacacacacacacactgccttcCACTTAATttggcaccctcggtaaatatgagcaaagaaggctgtgaaaattgtctatcaaacaattccaaacacaatacaggtttatcaaaatatatatctttgttaaatgtaggtgtgcaacagctctgagtctt
This is a stretch of genomic DNA from Ictalurus punctatus breed USDA103 chromosome 13, Coco_2.0, whole genome shotgun sequence. It encodes these proteins:
- the hpdl gene encoding 4-hydroxyphenylpyruvate dioxygenase-like protein — translated: MATYLSRLHHISLHVSNVDKLALDLVSKFQFRVFAARLTAGARQLAFRKGAAVFVVNERPSCGGEALLPGHRNRRVARSHGDDVGPGCVGGILYDVRPHYSVDSACNVCFEVEDVERSSESLRARGCDLLVPPTRVRDDCGLVTYSVVKSVVGNVCHTLVDTSRYRGPFLPGFCDVGTGAEEDPRCPVTHFDHVTYACPRRSTAEVMRWYERNFGFQRFFICRNEDVDEGYMLDRDGIGLRLTAMEYWKCSETGIELPFKDGKDPDCKFVIAESLPEQGRNQVDTFLEQHRGPGIQHIGLFTQDILSTADAMANAGVQFFSPPAAYYTEVGRQQEIEEAGLDPNALMQHGILLDTDLRVNGEDPTSCSKRYLLQVFTKPIFSEDTFFLELIERRGATGFGEGNIRALWRSVQSYMEKDSQEHSNIKSKQTGQH